The following coding sequences lie in one Chelonia mydas isolate rCheMyd1 chromosome 6, rCheMyd1.pri.v2, whole genome shotgun sequence genomic window:
- the SOCS4 gene encoding suppressor of cytokine signaling 4 — protein MEENKESNSKNVDVRPKTTRSRSADRKDGYVWSGKKLSWSKKNENCSDGEAASSAGKPLAGFRNQERKHSCSSIELDLDRSCGHRFLGRSLKQKLQDAVGQCFPIKNCSSRHASVLPSKRKIHISELMLDKCPFPPRSELAFRWHLIKRHTAPISQKSEDWIITDLSQSEETDDQLRDGESTDRGGNTFSQPCDITDSNSCKCDPRTESVMSKVLKNNKEESDMDSDDEVITLCTSSRKRNKPKWETDDELLQLETPPKYHTQIDYVHCLVPDLLQINNNPCYWGVMDKYAAEALLEGKPEGTFLLRDSAQEDYLFSVSFRRYSRSLHARIEQWNHNFSFDAHDPCVFHSPDITGLLEHYKDPSSCMFFEPLLSTPLNRTFPFSLQHICRTVICNSTTYDGIDALPIPPSVKLYLKEYHYKSKVRVLRIDVPEQQS, from the coding sequence ATGGAGGAAAATAAAGAAAGTAATAGTAAAAATGTCGATGTAAGACCCAAAACCACCCGTAGTAGGAGTGCAGACAGAAAGGATGGTTACGTATGGAGTGGAAAGAAGCTCTCATggtcaaaaaagaatgagaattgTTCTGATGGTGAAGCAGCAAGTAGTGCAGGAAAACCACTGGCTGGTTTTAGGAACCAAGAGAGGAAGCACAGCTGTTCATCTATTGAACTGGACTTAGATCGTTCATGTGGCCACAGATTTTTAGGCCGGTCTCTTAAACAGAAATTGCAAgatgctgtgggacagtgttttcCTATAAAGAATTGTAGCAGTCGGCACGCTTCAGTGCTTCCATCAAAGAGAAAAATTCATATCAGTGAATTAATGCTAGATAAGTGTCCTTTCCCACCTCGATCAGAGCTAGCTTTTCGATGGCATTTAATTAAAAGACATACTGCCCCCATAAGTCAAAAATCAGAAGATTGGATAATCACTGATTTATCCCAAAGTGAAGAGACAGATGATCAGCTGAGAGATGGAGAGAGCACAGATCGGGGAGGAAACACTTTCTCACAGCCATGTGACATTACAGATAGTAACTCCTGTAAATGTGATCCTAGGACTGAATCGGTTATGAGTAAGGTGTTAAAGAACAATAAAGAGGAGAGTGATATGGACTCTGATGATGAAGTTATAACACTTTGCACAAGTTCTAGAAAGAGGAACAAACCCAAATGGGAAACGGATGATGAGCTGCTACAGTTGGAAACTCCTCCCAAATACCATACCCAGATTGATTATGTCCACTGTCTTGTCCCAGACCTTCTCCAGATCAATAATAATCCATGCTACTGGGGTGTAATGGACAAATATGCAGCTGAGGCACTACTAGAGGGAAAGCCAGAAGGAACTTTTTTACTACGAGACTCTGCCCAAGAAGACTATTTGTTTTCTGTTAGTTTTAGACGCTATAGTCGTTCTCTTCATGCAAGAATTGAACAGTGGAATCATAACTTCAGCTTTGATGCTCATGATCCTTGTGTCTTCCATTCTCCTGACATTACTGGTCTCTTAGAGCATTATAAAGACCCAAGCTCTTGTATGTTCTTTGAACCACTTTTATCCACTCCCTTAAACAGGACTTTCCCTTTTTCCCTTCAGCATATATGCAGAACAGTTATTTGCAACTCTACAACATATGATGGCATTGATGCTCTTCCTATTCCTCCATCTGTCAAGTTATATCTGAAGGAATATCACTATAAATCAAAAGTTAGAGTACTCAGGATCGATGTACCAGAGCAACAAAGCTAG